Proteins found in one Mustela lutreola isolate mMusLut2 chromosome 10, mMusLut2.pri, whole genome shotgun sequence genomic segment:
- the MAP7D1 gene encoding MAP7 domain-containing protein 1 isoform X3, giving the protein MESGPHAEPGAGAPPAVAARTPPEPRPSPEGDPSPPPPPPPMSALVPDTPPDTPPAMKNAASSKQLPLEPESPPGPAGPRSAPQQEESPFSDVKIRGPTPPATGPRDARPSRRSSQPSPTTVPASDSPPTKQDVKKAGERHKLAKERREERAKYLAAKKAVWLEKEEKAKALREKQLQERRRRLEEQRLKAEQRRAALEERQRQKLEKNKERYEAAIQRSVKKTWAEIRQQRWSWAGALHHSSPGRKTSGSRCSVSAVNLPKHVDSIINKRLSKSSATLWNSPSRNRSLQLSPWESSIVDRLMTPTLSFLARSRSAVTLPRNGRDQAVPVCPRSASASPLTPPSSAPRSAHRCAPAGERGERRKPSAGGSPAQVRRRPEASPVQKKEKKDKERENEKEKSALARERNLKKRQSLPASPRPRLAVGHAELSPKAKARPSSPSTTWPRPASPCPSPGPGHALPPKPPSPRGTTASPKGRVRRKDEAKESLSGTGPVDKNQSKSKTREEKEPTAPASPAPSPVPSPTPTQPQKVQPTAEMPADAAVLTPPPAPAPPTTPSKPMAGTTDREEATRLLAEKRRQAREQREREEQERRLQAERDKRMREEQLAREAEARAEREAEARRREEQEAREKAQAEQEEQERLQKQKEEAEARSREEAERQRLEREKHFQREEQERQERKKRLEEIMKRTRKSEAAETKQKPDRKEAQANNFSPEPVKAGEARPAGLQKEAVQKEELAPQEPQWSLPNKESPGSLVNGLQPLPAHQENGFSPKGPSGDKSLGRTPEALLPFAAEAEAFLKKAVVQPPQVTEVL; this is encoded by the exons CAGTGGCAGCCAGGACCCCCCCAGAGCCAAGACCTTCTCCAGAAGGTGacccctccccgccgccgccaccaccaccgaTGTCAGCCCTGGTCCCCGATACACCCCCAGATACCCCTCCTGCCATGAAGAATGCCGCTAGTTCTAAGCAGCTCCCACTGGAACCAGAGAGCCCCCCAGGGCCGGCTGGGCCTCGATCAGCCCCCCAGCAGGAAGAGTCCCCTTTCTCAGATGTGAAGATCAGAGGACCCACCCCACCAGCCACAGGCCCACGGGATGCCAGGCCTTCTCGAAGGAGCAGCCAGCCATCCCCGACAACGGTGCCAGCCTCTGACAGCCCTCCCACCAAGCAAG ATGtaaagaaagcaggagagagacaCAAGCTGGCAAAGGAGCGGCGAGAAGAACGGGCCAAGTACCTGG CGGCCAAGAAAGCAGTGTggctggagaaggaggagaaggccAAGGCCTTGCGGGAGAAGCAGCTCCAGGAGCGCCGGCGGCGGCTGGAGGAGCAGAGGCTTAAAGCCGAGCAACGCCGGGCGGCCCTAGAGGAGCGGCAGCGGCAGAAGCTGGAGAAGAACAAG GAGCGCTATGAAGCAGCCATCCAGCGGTCAGTGAAGAAGACGTGGGCTGAAATCCGGCAGCAGCGCTGGTCCTGGGCAGGAGCCCTGCACCACAGCTCCCCAGGACGGAAGACCA GTGGGAGCAGGTGCTCCGTGTCGGCAGTAAACCTGCCTAAACACGTGGACTCTATAATCAACAAGCGGCTCTCAAAGTCCTCAGCCACGCTCTGGAACTCCCCCAGTAGAA ATCGCAGCCTGCAGCTGAGCCCATGGGAGAGCAGTATCGTGGACCGCCTGATGACACCCACCCTCTCCTTCCTGGCACGGAGTCGCAGTGCGGTCACGCTGCCCCGCAACGGCCGGGACCAGG CCGTGCCCGTGTGCCCGCGCTCGGCCTCTGCCAGTCCCCTGACGCCGCCGAGCAGTGCCCCCCGAAGCGCGCACCGCTGCGCCCCAGCTGGGGAGCGCGGGGAGCGCCGCAAGCCCAGCGCTGGGGGCAGCCCGGCCCAGGTCCGCCGCCGGCCCGAGGCCTCCCCG GtgcagaaaaaggagaagaaggacaAGGAGCGGGAAAATGAGAAGGAGAAGAGTGCCCTGGCCCGGGAGCGCAACCTCAAGAAGCGCCagtcactgcctgcctctccgcgCCCGCGCCTGGCTGTGGGCCACGCAGAGCTCAG tcCCAAAGCCAAGGCCCGGCCATCCTCTCCCTCCACAACCTGGcccaggcctgcctctccctgccccagcccagggccaggccacGCTCTACCCCCAAAACCACCATCCCCTCGGGGCACCACTGCATCACCCAAGGGGCGGGTTCGGAGGAAGGATGAGGCAAAGGAGAGCCTCAgtgggacaggacctgtggacaAGAACCAGAGCAAGAGCAAGACCCGTGAGGAGAAGGAGCCAACAGCCCCAGCCTCACCAGCACCCTCGcctgtgccctcccccaccccaactcagCCCCAGAAGGTGCAGCCCACAGCTGAGATGCCTGCAG ATGCTGCTGTCctgaccccacccccagctcctgctccacCAACGACCCCTAGCAAACCCATGGCAGGCACCACAGACCGAGAAGAGGCCACCCGGCTCCTGGCTGAGAAGCGGCGCCAAGCACGGGAGCAGAGGGAGCGCGAGGAACAGGAGCGGAGGCTGCAAGCAGAAAGGGACAA GCGCATGCGAGAGGAGCAGCTGGCGCGGGAGGCCGAGGCTCGGGCCGAGAGGGAGGCGGAGGCTCGGAGGCGGGAGGAGCAGGAGGCCCGAGAGAAGGCGCAGgcggagcaggaggagcaggagcggCTACAGAAGCAG AAAGAAGAGGCCGAAGCTCGGTCCCGGGAAGAAGCGGAGAGGCAGCGTCTGGAGCGGGAAAAGCACTTCCAGCGGGAGGAGCAAGAGCGGCAAGAGCGCAAAAAG CGCCTGGAGGAGATCATGAAGAGGACTCGGAAGTCAGAAGCTGCTGAAACCAAG CAGAAGCCGGACAGGAAGGAGGCACAAGCCAACAATTTCAGCCCAG AGCCTGTGAAAGCCGGGGAGGCCAGGCCCGCAGGGCTGCAGAAGGAGGCAGTGCAGAAAGAGGAGCTGGCCCCCCAGGAGCCTCAGTGGAG CCTGCCAAACAAGGAGTCGCCCGGGTCCCTGGTGAATGGCCTACAGCCTCTCCCTGCACACCAGGAGAATGGCTTCTCCCCTAAGGGGCCCTCTGGGGACAAGAGTCTGGGCCGAACGCCAGAGGCACTCCTGCCCTTCgcagcagaggcagaagccttcctcaagaaagcTGTGGTACAGCCCCCGCAGGTCACAG aagTCCTTTAG
- the MAP7D1 gene encoding MAP7 domain-containing protein 1 isoform X6 → MESGPHAEPGAGAPPAVAARTPPEPRPSPEGDPSPPPPPPPMSALVPDTPPDTPPAMKNAASSKQLPLEPESPPGPAGPRSAPQQEESPFSDVKIRGPTPPATGPRDARPSRRSSQPSPTTVPASDSPPTKQDVKKAGERHKLAKERREERAKYLAAKKAVWLEKEEKAKALREKQLQERRRRLEEQRLKAEQRRAALEERQRQKLEKNKERYEAAIQRSVKKTWAEIRQQRWSWAGALHHSSPGRKTNRSLQLSPWESSIVDRLMTPTLSFLARSRSAVTLPRNGRDQAVPVCPRSASASPLTPPSSAPRSAHRCAPAGERGERRKPSAGGSPAQVRRRPEASPVQKKEKKDKERENEKEKSALARERNLKKRQSLPASPRPRLAVGHAELSPKAKARPSSPSTTWPRPASPCPSPGPGHALPPKPPSPRGTTASPKGRVRRKDEAKESLSGTGPVDKNQSKSKTREEKEPTAPASPAPSPVPSPTPTQPQKVQPTAEMPADAAVLTPPPAPAPPTTPSKPMAGTTDREEATRLLAEKRRQAREQREREEQERRLQAERDKRMREEQLAREAEARAEREAEARRREEQEAREKAQAEQEEQERLQKQKEEAEARSREEAERQRLEREKHFQREEQERQERKKRLEEIMKRTRKSEAAETKQKPDRKEAQANNFSPEPVKAGEARPAGLQKEAVQKEELAPQEPQWSLPNKESPGSLVNGLQPLPAHQENGFSPKGPSGDKSLGRTPEALLPFAAEAEAFLKKAVVQPPQVTEVL, encoded by the exons CAGTGGCAGCCAGGACCCCCCCAGAGCCAAGACCTTCTCCAGAAGGTGacccctccccgccgccgccaccaccaccgaTGTCAGCCCTGGTCCCCGATACACCCCCAGATACCCCTCCTGCCATGAAGAATGCCGCTAGTTCTAAGCAGCTCCCACTGGAACCAGAGAGCCCCCCAGGGCCGGCTGGGCCTCGATCAGCCCCCCAGCAGGAAGAGTCCCCTTTCTCAGATGTGAAGATCAGAGGACCCACCCCACCAGCCACAGGCCCACGGGATGCCAGGCCTTCTCGAAGGAGCAGCCAGCCATCCCCGACAACGGTGCCAGCCTCTGACAGCCCTCCCACCAAGCAAG ATGtaaagaaagcaggagagagacaCAAGCTGGCAAAGGAGCGGCGAGAAGAACGGGCCAAGTACCTGG CGGCCAAGAAAGCAGTGTggctggagaaggaggagaaggccAAGGCCTTGCGGGAGAAGCAGCTCCAGGAGCGCCGGCGGCGGCTGGAGGAGCAGAGGCTTAAAGCCGAGCAACGCCGGGCGGCCCTAGAGGAGCGGCAGCGGCAGAAGCTGGAGAAGAACAAG GAGCGCTATGAAGCAGCCATCCAGCGGTCAGTGAAGAAGACGTGGGCTGAAATCCGGCAGCAGCGCTGGTCCTGGGCAGGAGCCCTGCACCACAGCTCCCCAGGACGGAAGACCA ATCGCAGCCTGCAGCTGAGCCCATGGGAGAGCAGTATCGTGGACCGCCTGATGACACCCACCCTCTCCTTCCTGGCACGGAGTCGCAGTGCGGTCACGCTGCCCCGCAACGGCCGGGACCAGG CCGTGCCCGTGTGCCCGCGCTCGGCCTCTGCCAGTCCCCTGACGCCGCCGAGCAGTGCCCCCCGAAGCGCGCACCGCTGCGCCCCAGCTGGGGAGCGCGGGGAGCGCCGCAAGCCCAGCGCTGGGGGCAGCCCGGCCCAGGTCCGCCGCCGGCCCGAGGCCTCCCCG GtgcagaaaaaggagaagaaggacaAGGAGCGGGAAAATGAGAAGGAGAAGAGTGCCCTGGCCCGGGAGCGCAACCTCAAGAAGCGCCagtcactgcctgcctctccgcgCCCGCGCCTGGCTGTGGGCCACGCAGAGCTCAG tcCCAAAGCCAAGGCCCGGCCATCCTCTCCCTCCACAACCTGGcccaggcctgcctctccctgccccagcccagggccaggccacGCTCTACCCCCAAAACCACCATCCCCTCGGGGCACCACTGCATCACCCAAGGGGCGGGTTCGGAGGAAGGATGAGGCAAAGGAGAGCCTCAgtgggacaggacctgtggacaAGAACCAGAGCAAGAGCAAGACCCGTGAGGAGAAGGAGCCAACAGCCCCAGCCTCACCAGCACCCTCGcctgtgccctcccccaccccaactcagCCCCAGAAGGTGCAGCCCACAGCTGAGATGCCTGCAG ATGCTGCTGTCctgaccccacccccagctcctgctccacCAACGACCCCTAGCAAACCCATGGCAGGCACCACAGACCGAGAAGAGGCCACCCGGCTCCTGGCTGAGAAGCGGCGCCAAGCACGGGAGCAGAGGGAGCGCGAGGAACAGGAGCGGAGGCTGCAAGCAGAAAGGGACAA GCGCATGCGAGAGGAGCAGCTGGCGCGGGAGGCCGAGGCTCGGGCCGAGAGGGAGGCGGAGGCTCGGAGGCGGGAGGAGCAGGAGGCCCGAGAGAAGGCGCAGgcggagcaggaggagcaggagcggCTACAGAAGCAG AAAGAAGAGGCCGAAGCTCGGTCCCGGGAAGAAGCGGAGAGGCAGCGTCTGGAGCGGGAAAAGCACTTCCAGCGGGAGGAGCAAGAGCGGCAAGAGCGCAAAAAG CGCCTGGAGGAGATCATGAAGAGGACTCGGAAGTCAGAAGCTGCTGAAACCAAG CAGAAGCCGGACAGGAAGGAGGCACAAGCCAACAATTTCAGCCCAG AGCCTGTGAAAGCCGGGGAGGCCAGGCCCGCAGGGCTGCAGAAGGAGGCAGTGCAGAAAGAGGAGCTGGCCCCCCAGGAGCCTCAGTGGAG CCTGCCAAACAAGGAGTCGCCCGGGTCCCTGGTGAATGGCCTACAGCCTCTCCCTGCACACCAGGAGAATGGCTTCTCCCCTAAGGGGCCCTCTGGGGACAAGAGTCTGGGCCGAACGCCAGAGGCACTCCTGCCCTTCgcagcagaggcagaagccttcctcaagaaagcTGTGGTACAGCCCCCGCAGGTCACAG aagTCCTTTAG
- the MAP7D1 gene encoding MAP7 domain-containing protein 1 isoform X7, with translation MESGPHAEPGAGAPPAVAARTPPEPRPSPEGDPSPPPPPPPMSALVPDTPPDTPPAMKNAASSKQLPLEPESPPGPAGPRSAPQQEESPFSDVKIRGPTPPATGPRDARPSRRSSQPSPTTVPASDSPPTKQDVKKAGERHKLAKERREERAKYLAAKKAVWLEKEEKAKALREKQLQERRRRLEEQRLKAEQRRAALEERQRQKLEKNKERYEAAIQRSVKKTWAEIRQQRWSWAGALHHSSPGRKTNRSLQLSPWESSIVDRLMTPTLSFLARSRSAVTLPRNGRDQGRGSGPGRAPTRGGTGASPARGPHPDRTHPSAAVPVCPRSASASPLTPPSSAPRSAHRCAPAGERGERRKPSAGGSPAQVRRRPEASPVQKKEKKDKERENEKEKSALARERNLKKRQSLPASPRPRLAVGHAELSPKAKARPSSPSTTWPRPASPCPSPGPGHALPPKPPSPRGTTASPKGRVRRKDEAKESLSGTGPVDKNQSKSKTREEKEPTAPASPAPSPVPSPTPTQPQKVQPTAEMPADAAVLTPPPAPAPPTTPSKPMAGTTDREEATRLLAEKRRQAREQREREEQERRLQAERDKRMREEQLAREAEARAEREAEARRREEQEAREKAQAEQEEQERLQKQKEEAEARSREEAERQRLEREKHFQREEQERQERKKRLEEIMKRTRKSEAAETKKPDRKEAQANNFSPEPVKAGEARPAGLQKEAVQKEELAPQEPQWSLPNKESPGSLVNGLQPLPAHQENGFSPKGPSGDKSLGRTPEALLPFAAEAEAFLKKAVVQPPQVTEVL, from the exons CAGTGGCAGCCAGGACCCCCCCAGAGCCAAGACCTTCTCCAGAAGGTGacccctccccgccgccgccaccaccaccgaTGTCAGCCCTGGTCCCCGATACACCCCCAGATACCCCTCCTGCCATGAAGAATGCCGCTAGTTCTAAGCAGCTCCCACTGGAACCAGAGAGCCCCCCAGGGCCGGCTGGGCCTCGATCAGCCCCCCAGCAGGAAGAGTCCCCTTTCTCAGATGTGAAGATCAGAGGACCCACCCCACCAGCCACAGGCCCACGGGATGCCAGGCCTTCTCGAAGGAGCAGCCAGCCATCCCCGACAACGGTGCCAGCCTCTGACAGCCCTCCCACCAAGCAAG ATGtaaagaaagcaggagagagacaCAAGCTGGCAAAGGAGCGGCGAGAAGAACGGGCCAAGTACCTGG CGGCCAAGAAAGCAGTGTggctggagaaggaggagaaggccAAGGCCTTGCGGGAGAAGCAGCTCCAGGAGCGCCGGCGGCGGCTGGAGGAGCAGAGGCTTAAAGCCGAGCAACGCCGGGCGGCCCTAGAGGAGCGGCAGCGGCAGAAGCTGGAGAAGAACAAG GAGCGCTATGAAGCAGCCATCCAGCGGTCAGTGAAGAAGACGTGGGCTGAAATCCGGCAGCAGCGCTGGTCCTGGGCAGGAGCCCTGCACCACAGCTCCCCAGGACGGAAGACCA ATCGCAGCCTGCAGCTGAGCCCATGGGAGAGCAGTATCGTGGACCGCCTGATGACACCCACCCTCTCCTTCCTGGCACGGAGTCGCAGTGCGGTCACGCTGCCCCGCAACGGCCGGGACCAGGGTAGGGGCAGCGGCCCTGGGAGAGCCCCCACGAGGGGCGGGACAGGGGCCAGCCCCGCTCGAGGGCCGCACCCCGACCGCACTCATCCCTCCGCAGCCGTGCCCGTGTGCCCGCGCTCGGCCTCTGCCAGTCCCCTGACGCCGCCGAGCAGTGCCCCCCGAAGCGCGCACCGCTGCGCCCCAGCTGGGGAGCGCGGGGAGCGCCGCAAGCCCAGCGCTGGGGGCAGCCCGGCCCAGGTCCGCCGCCGGCCCGAGGCCTCCCCG GtgcagaaaaaggagaagaaggacaAGGAGCGGGAAAATGAGAAGGAGAAGAGTGCCCTGGCCCGGGAGCGCAACCTCAAGAAGCGCCagtcactgcctgcctctccgcgCCCGCGCCTGGCTGTGGGCCACGCAGAGCTCAG tcCCAAAGCCAAGGCCCGGCCATCCTCTCCCTCCACAACCTGGcccaggcctgcctctccctgccccagcccagggccaggccacGCTCTACCCCCAAAACCACCATCCCCTCGGGGCACCACTGCATCACCCAAGGGGCGGGTTCGGAGGAAGGATGAGGCAAAGGAGAGCCTCAgtgggacaggacctgtggacaAGAACCAGAGCAAGAGCAAGACCCGTGAGGAGAAGGAGCCAACAGCCCCAGCCTCACCAGCACCCTCGcctgtgccctcccccaccccaactcagCCCCAGAAGGTGCAGCCCACAGCTGAGATGCCTGCAG ATGCTGCTGTCctgaccccacccccagctcctgctccacCAACGACCCCTAGCAAACCCATGGCAGGCACCACAGACCGAGAAGAGGCCACCCGGCTCCTGGCTGAGAAGCGGCGCCAAGCACGGGAGCAGAGGGAGCGCGAGGAACAGGAGCGGAGGCTGCAAGCAGAAAGGGACAA GCGCATGCGAGAGGAGCAGCTGGCGCGGGAGGCCGAGGCTCGGGCCGAGAGGGAGGCGGAGGCTCGGAGGCGGGAGGAGCAGGAGGCCCGAGAGAAGGCGCAGgcggagcaggaggagcaggagcggCTACAGAAGCAG AAAGAAGAGGCCGAAGCTCGGTCCCGGGAAGAAGCGGAGAGGCAGCGTCTGGAGCGGGAAAAGCACTTCCAGCGGGAGGAGCAAGAGCGGCAAGAGCGCAAAAAG CGCCTGGAGGAGATCATGAAGAGGACTCGGAAGTCAGAAGCTGCTGAAACCAAG AAGCCGGACAGGAAGGAGGCACAAGCCAACAATTTCAGCCCAG AGCCTGTGAAAGCCGGGGAGGCCAGGCCCGCAGGGCTGCAGAAGGAGGCAGTGCAGAAAGAGGAGCTGGCCCCCCAGGAGCCTCAGTGGAG CCTGCCAAACAAGGAGTCGCCCGGGTCCCTGGTGAATGGCCTACAGCCTCTCCCTGCACACCAGGAGAATGGCTTCTCCCCTAAGGGGCCCTCTGGGGACAAGAGTCTGGGCCGAACGCCAGAGGCACTCCTGCCCTTCgcagcagaggcagaagccttcctcaagaaagcTGTGGTACAGCCCCCGCAGGTCACAG aagTCCTTTAG